ATCATAGTCCCAAACAGCGACTCCACCGCCGATGGATTCCAGAATGGCATACGTGTCTGCCTGCTCGTCGTTATGATATTCAAACTCAATCCCCAGCGAATCGGTGATATCAGCAAAATTGATGGGAGACGGAGTGGGCGTGGCGGCTTCCGCTTCTTTTTTATCAGCAGGAGAACTGACCGGCGTTTCGGAACGACACCCCACCAGAACCGCGAGCAACATGCTGCACACAATAAATCGTTGAATGAGAACACCTCAGTAAGAAATCTTGGCCTAATAAAATGATTGAAAATATCAGTTATGAGATGAGGAACGTTGTTTTGCGTAATACTCCTCTAATGCCTGCCTGGCCCGTTGATGCCGGGGATCGTAATACAGTGCGTTTTTGAGCCAGACGACTCCCTGATTTTCTGAGATATGCTCCAGAAAGATTTGTCCGATCTCAGCCCGCAGGTCGGCGTTTTCCAGATCTTTTTGAAGCAGATCGAAACACTCATCCAGACGCTTGATCGCCTGCTGTGTTTTCTGCACGATTTGAATCTGCTGCTCTGCTTTCTCAAGTTCTCCTGATCCTCGATAGGCGTCGGCTAAAGCCAGTCGTGCCTTTCGATCTTTGGGATTCTGCTCGATCGCGTCTTCTAAATAAGCGACCGCTGCTTTGTAGTTTCCTGAAGTAAGTTCTAATTGTCCCAATTCCAACAGGATTGCATTCCTGGCCACATAAGCGGGGTCACCAACAGCACGAAAATCTTTCAGTCGTTGCGACTCGGGAACTTGCTGCGCCGTTTTCAACGTTGCTCTGGCGGCTTGAGAATCTTGTTTCATTCGCAAACAGCGTGCGATGCCGACGAGTGCGGCTGCATGTTCCTTTTGATATTTTGTGCACAGCCGATAGTTGTCCAATGCGGCATCCACCTGATTATGCGATAAATTGACTCGTGCCAGATTATAGGCTGAAGGAATATGCCCGGGAGACACTTCCAATGCAGTGCTGAATTCTCTGGCAG
This window of the Gimesia fumaroli genome carries:
- a CDS encoding tetratricopeptide repeat protein — its product is MTSQVKESQSSDQKTRRPSRIIVAGLCIGIVVAGLLWRKTAWINFCQWQAERNLQSRDAEQALSWISQAYQADTQNPETLLILARAYRRAHEVEPAIKTLKQLFKVAGPSEELHREQWLVEAQVGDVSNLEKHLADMLIDPKGNAQDICETFVNSCVLNYRFHDAMRIIEVWQADFPNDPLPHYYLGRILEHQGDWEKAAREFSTALEVSPGHIPSAYNLARVNLSHNQVDAALDNYRLCTKYQKEHAAALVGIARCLRMKQDSQAARATLKTAQQVPESQRLKDFRAVGDPAYVARNAILLELGQLELTSGNYKAAVAYLEDAIEQNPKDRKARLALADAYRGSGELEKAEQQIQIVQKTQQAIKRLDECFDLLQKDLENADLRAEIGQIFLEHISENQGVVWLKNALYYDPRHQRARQALEEYYAKQRSSSHN